From one Thermomicrobiales bacterium genomic stretch:
- a CDS encoding fumarylacetoacetate hydrolase family protein, translating into MRLVLTSDGRIAAQRDGGWVDVSAAFDDIPYRAAADRMPRIMGVLAGRREQAEALAASGAVEPAGEVQAPVPRPTKLIAAFGNYREGTDRERQAQDMFLESPDSVIGPGGTVVLPNHPASIFHHEAELALVIGARAKDLPADERALAALAGYTCAIDVSARGIGRMPPSRMGKSFDTFTPLGPAIVTPNEVPDPQNLRVTLAVNGEIRQDYSTSDMEYSVVEILAYISGYMTLVPGDVILCGTNHQGIGPLQGGDQVRMEIEGIGTLEVGVSDPLKREWPRGVDTEMAARVRGTAG; encoded by the coding sequence ATGAGGCTCGTGCTTACTAGTGATGGCCGGATTGCCGCGCAGCGCGACGGCGGCTGGGTCGATGTCTCGGCCGCGTTTGACGACATTCCCTACCGCGCCGCGGCTGATCGTATGCCACGCATCATGGGGGTGCTGGCCGGTCGGCGCGAGCAGGCCGAGGCGCTGGCCGCCAGCGGCGCTGTCGAGCCGGCCGGCGAGGTACAGGCGCCAGTTCCTCGTCCAACCAAGCTGATCGCAGCATTCGGCAACTACCGCGAAGGAACCGATCGCGAGCGCCAGGCACAGGACATGTTCCTGGAGAGCCCGGACTCGGTGATCGGCCCAGGTGGCACGGTCGTCCTACCGAACCATCCGGCAAGTATCTTCCACCACGAAGCTGAACTGGCACTCGTTATCGGCGCGCGGGCGAAGGATCTGCCGGCCGACGAGCGAGCGCTGGCGGCGCTGGCGGGCTACACCTGCGCAATCGACGTCTCGGCTCGTGGCATCGGGCGCATGCCGCCCAGCCGGATGGGCAAGTCGTTCGACACGTTCACCCCGCTCGGCCCCGCTATCGTTACGCCCAACGAGGTGCCTGACCCACAGAACCTGCGCGTCACGCTGGCGGTCAATGGTGAAATCAGGCAGGATTACTCCACTTCAGACATGGAGTATTCCGTCGTCGAGATCCTCGCCTACATCAGTGGCTACATGACCCTCGTCCCCGGCGATGTCATCCTGTGCGGCACCAACCACCAGGGTATCGGACCGCTGCAAGGTGGCGACCAGGTTCGTATGGAGATAGAGGGCATCGGCACGCTCGAGGTGGGAGTCAGCGACCCACTGAAGCGAGAGTGGCCACGTGGCGTCGACACCGAGATGGCTGCCCGGGTGCGTGGGACAGCGGGATAG
- a CDS encoding dynamin family protein, which yields MVEGHQPGTGAVLSKSEEELRDRAIALLARVEGVARVFPSSDGVENELRVLRQARQQLETLFLLVVVGEFNSGKSAFINALVGEPIMPEGVTPTTAMIHLLVSGDEGLEDILSDGVVIHHHPAPFLREINVVDTPGANAIIREHEAISQRFVPRSDLVLFVTSADRPFSESERGFLEEIRNWGKKIVFVLNKIDLLESDTQVKEVVRFISDNAQRLLGIEPLIFPISAKLAERRDPAGRFQPLRDYIMNTLDEKEKFRLKVLNPLGVAERLLGRYSSVVEDRLSLLASDALTIDRIDAVLEDYDAEMRREFGAYVTRVENIVHRLNERADRFFDEYIRIGRVIDLMRSEKTREAFQRDVVADTERQIDDTITELIDWMVQQDFRAWESVRETLDRRALERYRDDMVGEVGSRFASDRQTLITQVARQAELVVNRYDQHTEATLLATNVRSALAQTAVVQAGAVSLGAIVVAMATTAAMDVTGILAAATVAGLGLFILPARKRSARNELRRRSAELERQLADVLGDGFEAELGRSIRRIRDAIAPYTRFVATERTRLEGVRTDIADVTAELRDLRSAVSG from the coding sequence GTGGTTGAGGGGCACCAGCCTGGGACCGGCGCCGTGCTGTCGAAATCCGAGGAAGAGCTGCGAGATCGCGCGATTGCCCTGCTTGCGCGAGTCGAGGGAGTTGCTCGCGTCTTTCCCTCGTCGGACGGTGTCGAGAACGAGCTCCGCGTGCTGCGCCAGGCGCGTCAGCAGCTGGAGACGCTGTTCCTGCTCGTCGTCGTCGGCGAGTTCAACTCCGGCAAGTCAGCGTTTATCAACGCGCTCGTTGGCGAGCCGATCATGCCTGAAGGAGTCACCCCGACAACGGCGATGATCCACCTGCTCGTCTCTGGCGACGAGGGACTCGAGGATATCCTCAGTGATGGCGTCGTCATCCACCATCACCCGGCGCCGTTTCTGCGCGAGATCAACGTCGTCGATACTCCCGGCGCCAACGCCATCATTCGCGAGCACGAGGCAATCTCCCAGCGTTTCGTGCCGCGGTCCGACCTCGTCCTCTTCGTCACTTCGGCCGACCGCCCCTTCTCCGAGTCGGAGCGCGGATTTCTGGAGGAGATCCGTAACTGGGGCAAGAAGATCGTCTTCGTGCTGAACAAGATCGACCTCCTGGAAAGCGACACGCAAGTCAAAGAGGTTGTCCGCTTCATCAGCGACAACGCCCAGCGTCTGCTCGGCATTGAACCGCTGATATTCCCGATCTCCGCCAAGCTGGCCGAGCGCCGCGACCCGGCCGGCCGGTTCCAGCCGCTTCGCGACTACATCATGAACACCCTCGACGAGAAAGAGAAATTCCGGCTCAAGGTCCTGAATCCGCTCGGCGTCGCGGAGCGTCTGCTCGGTCGCTATAGCAGCGTTGTCGAGGATCGTCTCTCGCTGCTGGCCTCAGACGCGCTGACGATCGATCGGATTGACGCGGTGCTGGAGGACTACGACGCGGAGATGCGTCGCGAGTTCGGCGCATATGTCACCCGCGTTGAGAATATCGTCCATCGACTCAACGAACGCGCCGACCGATTCTTCGACGAATATATCCGCATCGGCCGCGTGATCGATCTGATGCGTTCGGAGAAGACGAGAGAGGCATTCCAGCGTGACGTGGTAGCGGACACGGAGCGCCAGATCGACGACACGATCACCGAGCTGATCGACTGGATGGTCCAGCAGGATTTCCGCGCCTGGGAGTCGGTTCGCGAGACGCTCGATCGCCGGGCGCTGGAACGCTACCGCGACGATATGGTCGGCGAGGTCGGCAGCCGGTTTGCCTCCGACCGTCAGACGCTGATTACCCAGGTGGCCCGACAAGCAGAGCTGGTCGTGAACCGCTACGATCAGCACACCGAGGCAACGTTGCTGGCGACGAACGTGCGCTCGGCGCTGGCGCAGACAGCCGTCGTTCAGGCCGGAGCTGTCTCGCTGGGCGCGATCGTTGTCGCGATGGCGACTACCGCCGCGATGGATGTGACCGGGATCCTGGCTGCCGCGACAGTGGCCGGCCTGGGGCTGTTTATCCTGCCGGCCCGAAAGCGTTCGGCGCGCAACGAGCTGCGTCGCCGGTCCGCTGAGCTGGAGCGGCAGCTTGCCGATGTGCTCGGGGATGGCTTCGAGGCCGAGCTGGGCCGATCGATCCGCCGCATCCGTGATGCGATCGCCCCCTACACCCGATTCGTCGCCACCGAGCGAACACGGCTGGAGGGTGTGCGCACTGATATCGCAGACGTTACCGCCGAGCTTCGCGATCTCCGGAGCGCGGTGAGCGGCTGA
- a CDS encoding DUF6789 family protein, translated as MRRHLTTWDLGFLILMMLGIAAAVYHATHGRYANALMAIGAVILGTIVLLTDQTARQLPTQTHRPHRPHHPPWRDRAGAQHDRPSGRWLNSSILAGFCATAVMSMALVLAYLIVGYIGSESGSQLSRWFWALNHNDLTNGIYDVPVAAFSINLIAGLVWALIYARFIEPSMRGAGWWRGLTFAILPWLLSLVVFFPVVGAGFFGLGLGAGPLPAIGNLVLHLIYGAVLGGVYALPDLSAVDEGLNAHEAQVENDGIAYGLVAGLAAGIVVGAIISAILADSLDTAVNVMLAGAAFGSFIGGMAGPFLTIDRDIRHHSQ; from the coding sequence ATGCGACGTCATCTGACGACATGGGATCTGGGTTTTCTGATACTGATGATGCTTGGAATTGCCGCGGCTGTCTACCATGCCACCCACGGGCGCTACGCAAACGCGCTGATGGCGATCGGCGCGGTCATCCTCGGCACGATTGTTCTGCTGACCGATCAGACGGCGCGCCAACTGCCCACGCAGACACATCGCCCACATCGGCCACACCATCCTCCATGGCGGGATCGCGCGGGCGCTCAGCACGACAGGCCATCCGGCCGGTGGCTGAATAGCAGTATTCTGGCCGGCTTCTGCGCAACTGCCGTGATGTCGATGGCGCTGGTTCTGGCCTACCTGATCGTTGGCTACATCGGCAGCGAGTCCGGTAGCCAGTTGAGCCGCTGGTTCTGGGCACTCAACCATAACGACCTGACCAACGGGATTTACGACGTTCCGGTCGCGGCCTTCAGTATCAACCTGATTGCCGGCCTGGTCTGGGCGCTGATCTACGCTCGCTTTATCGAACCCAGCATGCGCGGCGCGGGCTGGTGGCGTGGGCTCACCTTCGCAATACTCCCCTGGCTGCTATCGCTGGTCGTCTTCTTTCCGGTCGTCGGGGCTGGATTCTTTGGTCTGGGGCTCGGCGCGGGGCCATTGCCAGCGATCGGCAACCTCGTGCTCCACCTGATCTACGGCGCGGTCCTTGGCGGCGTCTACGCTCTGCCCGATCTCAGCGCAGTCGATGAGGGGCTCAACGCCCACGAGGCACAGGTCGAAAACGACGGCATCGCTTATGGGCTCGTGGCTGGGCTCGCCGCCGGTATCGTTGTCGGCGCGATCATCAGCGCGATCCTCGCGGACAGCCTCGATACGGCTGTCAATGTCATGCTGGCCGGCGCGGCGTTCGGCAGCTTCATCGGCGGCATGGCCGGGCCATTCCTGACGATCGATCGCGACATCCGGCATCACTCGCAGTGA